The Oncorhynchus masou masou isolate Uvic2021 unplaced genomic scaffold, UVic_Omas_1.1 unplaced_scaffold_1388, whole genome shotgun sequence genome contains the following window.
atgtggaccctactagtctaaccagctcagctatagactacgccagcatgactagtatctatgtggaccctactagtctaaccagctcagctatagactacaccagcatgactagtatctatgtggaccctactacagtctaaccagctcagctatagactacaccagcatgactagtatctatgtggaccctactacagtctaaccagctcagctatagactacaccagcatgactagtatctatgtggaccctactacagtctaaccagctcagctatagactaaaccagcatgactagtatctatgtggaccctactgattagatctactattgctatacagtctaaccagctcagctatagactaaaccagcatgactagtatctatgtggaccctactacagtctaaccagctcagctatagactacaccagcatgactagtatctatgtggaccctactacagtctaaccagctcagctatagactacaccagcatgactagtatctatgtggaccctactacagtctaaccagctcagctatagactacaccagcatgactagtatctatgtggaccctactacagtctaaccagctcagctatagactacaccagcatgactagtatctatgtggaccctactacagtctaaccagctcagctatagactacaccagcatgactagtatctatgtggaccctactacagtctaaccagctcagctatagactacaccagcatgactagtatctatgtggaccctactacagtctaaccagctcagctatagactacaccagcatgactagtatctatgtggaccctactacagtctaaccagctcagctatagactacaccagcatgactagtatctatgtggaccctactacagtctaaccagctcagctatagactacaccagcatgactagtatctatgtggaccctactacagtctaaccagctcagctatagactacaccagcatgactagtatctatgtggaccctactacagtctaaccagctcagctatagactacaccagcatgactagtatctatgtggaccctactacagtctaaccagctcagctatagactacaccagcatgactagtatctatgtggaccctactacagtctaaccagctcagctatagactacaccagcatgactagtatctatgtggaccctactacagtctaaccagctcagctatagactacaccagcatgactagtatctatgtggaccctactacagtctaaccagctcagctatagactacaccagcatgactagtatctatgtggaccctactacagtctaaccagctcagatatagactacaccagcatgactagtatctatgtggaccctactacagtttaaccagctcagctatagactacaccagcatgactagtatctatgtggaccctactacagtttaaccagctcagctatagactacaccagcatgactagtatctatgtggaccctactacagtttaaccagctcagcagtAACAGTGAGACCAAAACAAAATCCAATCCCaaacccaggatagaggggctgagtgaatgtggtctggactctgtggaggagggtcattgtgtcagagacactgtagaaggacagagtacctgccttgtgatccaggtacactcctactctggaggactgagggcctgatactttagtcacaacattattgtgtctgaaacaaTAACCATCACTAGAGCACTTTAAACTCCAGGACTTGTTATTGTCTCCAAATACACCATCATTACCCTTCTCTGTTCTGCTGATGTCTTTATATGAGACTGCTGTAGCAACACCAccagtcctctccacctcccagtaacagcgtccagacagaccctctctacacagaaccTGCCACCAGTAGTTggtgaatctgtctggatggtcaggataTGGTTGGACTTGGACTGTACTggtcacctttctgttcccttcagacagagagaggagtgtgcctgctgtgtttgggtccagtgtgagctgacaggaatctgggagaagagcagagaccaatgaggggagtcagaacaataagttaagtcagatactgtatctcccctgtctttgattagagcacagcagagatcaaatcagagaaatatgaggagtcagatagagacccagtctttgattagatctactattgctatatatttctagagggattgttaggagtgtcagtaaaaagagactgttagttacttcacaataaagagactcacattgtaacaactgttctctggtcttgggctctggaggcagtacaacatccactatattcactacagacacacaaacacattgacagagagagggaatgttatcatcagaccatattccacatgtatatgactagtagggaactttcaatggtctaaagttgatgttcttattgttttcaacacacctgtagtggagatcttggtccattctcctttaaggaagtcttctagtttctctctcagttcagacacagtctgactcacatctccaaaggactgaagaggacggacaacgatgctgggtaagtctgaagatacactgatactggagagagactgatacctctggagagagagagagagagagactgatacctctggagagagagagagagagagagagagagagacactgataactctggagagagagagagagagagagagagactgatacctctggagagagagagagagactgatacctctggagagagagagagagagagagggacggacagagagagagagagggacggacagagagacatttcccatgaagttaatttcatatcacatgtaacaagacagtttagttacctggaggaaatggatgtgatcctctgtgtgtgagagctgctccagctcagtgcttctcttcctcagctcagcgatctcctgcttcagttgctccaggagtccttcagcttgactcacttgagccttctcttgggctctgatcagctccttcacctcagagctccttctctcaatggagcggatcagctcagtaaagatctgatcactgtcctccactgctgactgtgcagagcgctggagagagagagacagagagagacagagagagagaggcagaacagagcagaattaggccgatacccactaattatcaaaatccagaaaagagctgttaaattctataaccacctaaaaggaagcgattcccaaaccttccacaacaaatccgtcacctacagagagatgaacctggagaagagtcccctaagcaagctggtcctggggctctgttcacaaacacaccctacagagccccaggacagcagcacaattagacccaaccaaatcatgagaaaacaaaaagataattacttgacacattggaaagaattaacaaaaaaacagagcaaactagaatgctatttggccctacacagagagtacacagcggcagaatacctgaccactgcgactgacccaaaattaagggaagctttgactatgtacagactcagcgagcatagccttgctattgagaaaggccgccgtaggcagacatggctctcaagagaagacaggctatgtgctcactgcccacaaaatgaggtggaaactgagctgcacttcctaacctcctgcccaatgtatgaccatattagagagacatatttccctcagattacacagatccacaaagaattcgaaaacaaatccaattttgaaaaactcccatatctactgggtgaaattccacagtgtgccatcagagcagcaagatttgtgacctgttgccacgagaaaagggcaaccagtgaagaacacgcaccattgtaaatacaacacatatctatgcttatttattttatcttgtgtccttaaccatttgtacattgtaaaaacactgtatataatatgacatttgtgatgtctttattgttttgaaacttctgtatgtgtgatgtctactgttaatttttattgtttatttcactttatatattatctaccttacttgccttggcaatgttaacacatgttacccatgccattaaaaccccttgaattgaattgagacagagagacgagggcaaccagtgaggaacaaacaccattgtaaatacaacccatatctatgcttatttattttatcttgtgtccttaccatttgtaccttgtaaaaacactgtatatatatatatataatatgacatttgtaatgtctttattgttttgaaacttctgtatgtgtgatgtctactgttaatttttattgtttaccttacttgctttggcaatgttaacacatgtttcccatgccaataaagccctttgaattgaattgagacagagagagacagagagagacagtagcctCTCTGCACCTCATTGAGTCAGACCAGGCCTTGTCCAGAACacctctggacagacaggtacagaacacctcttggtcctgctctactctcccccctcctggacagacaggtacaggacacctcttggtcctgctctactctcccccctcctggacagacaggtacagaacacctcttggtcctgctctactctcccccctcctggacagacaggtacaggacacctcttggtcctgctctactctcccccctcctggacagacaggtacaggacacctcttggtcctgctctactctcccccctcctggacagacaggtacagaacacctcttggtcctgctctactctcctctctcctggacagacaggtacagaacacctcttggtataTCATATATATCTCATATCATCATTCAGAACTTTAAGCATATCTTTGGGAGGACGTCCAGCCTGTTTGACAAAGAAACAAAGATTTTTTGAATTTTTTTGCTGacaaaataatcaaatgtaatgttttttaccAAAAACTCTACATGGAAAGCAGAAAGCTGTGAtcaattaaatacaacgttaataTCTagttatctgtgtcatttatagcctggcacagatagtaaaactacattaaatacaacgttaactagatattatctgtgtcatttatagcctggcacagatagtaaaactactgtagcgacccgcacagacagctgtgtgttatgtgttcggctagtagctggttgtgttgtacttaccagttcccagtgttcgcggggtccgacatgccaatcaacctgctatctgccaatcacaggaatgcctgggatgttctgatgccgggcatcctggtggttggcggagtggcgtggagggggcggggcattggaagttaagcttcagcctttgttctctctctgacgtctgggcttcacaagagaaggtcccgattggcttgtggggtatctttcatttatttggcgtgagctcaggccaaacagtagcctgtgtaaagttgctaataaaccgtcaattcgtaactcaatcctctgtctggacaattgttcctttatgatcgagtcaggtcattacactacattaaatacaacgttaactagatatcatCGCCACATAACGTATGTCGAATTTAAAAGACACCGTTACCGTTAGTAACGTCTGTTACACTGTAACTTACAGGCAGCCGCACATAAAAACCTATTGGTTAACAAAGCTTTGATTATGACCAAAGTCTATAGTAgtgaaaactctctctctctctattctaacttACCACACATTCACATCACTGCCTCGACATGAATGTGTCCTGTCAGAGCCGTTTCCTGTCCGTTAACTGTTAACAGTCTCGAGCCACAGCTTAACCAATGAGCTACAAGGAGGACTGACAGTCACGAGCCgtgcagcagcctctgcagcagcagcctccccCGGGTCCTAGTGCCCGCCCGGTAAGACGGTTAAGATGCGATGGAACGgttgacggagagaaaataaatcaGAGAAAATATATTGACTGATATATTGAATTGTTTAGGGAAGCTTTAGCTTTGGCTTTAATACATtctgaaaatacttgaaaataaaaataatagtagccctcctcaggaacaacaaaaccctcacagaccaacttcttcttctatgatataatggaGGTCCTCAAATCTTATTTTGGGGATATGGAGGCGTCTCGTGTGGCCAATAGCCTGgggaaatgcatagcgccaaattcaaataatacgcgataaaactcaaactttcattaaatcacacatgcagggtactcaattaaagctacactcgttatgaatccagccaacatgtcagattttaaaaatgcttttcggcgaaagcatgagaagctattatctgatagcatgcaccccctgaaccacctgaacgagatgtaaacaaatgaattagcgtcgccggcgctacacaaaacgctgaaataaaatat
Protein-coding sequences here:
- the LOC135530589 gene encoding tripartite motif-containing protein 16-like; translated protein: MAQQGVLLDQDQFCCSVCLDLLKEPVAIPCGHSYCRSCIEGCWDQDVLKGVYSCPQCRETFTPRPNLRKNNMLAELVEKLRKTGLQAAPPPALCYAGPGDVACDFCTGTRKQKALMSCLVCLASYCETHLQPHYEFPALKKHKLVKATAQLQEKICSHHDKLLEVYCRTDQQCICYLCTMDEHKGHDTVSAAAERTEKQRQLGMSQQKVQQRFQEREKELKELQQAVESFKRSAQSAVEDSDQIFTELIRSIERRSSEVKELIRAQEKAQVSQAEGLLEQLKQEIAELRKRSTELEQLSHTEDHIHFLQRYQSLSSISVSSDLPSIVVRPLQSFGDVSQTVSELREKLEDFLKGEWTKISTTVNIVDVVLPPEPKTREQLLQYSCQLTLDPNTAGTLLSLSEGNRKVTSTVQVQPYPDHPDRFTNYWWQVLCREGLSGRCYWEVERTGGVATAVSYKDISRTEKGNDGVFGDNNKSWSLKCSSDGYCFRHNNVVTKVSGPQSSRVGVYLDHKAGTLSFYSVSDTMTLLHRVQTTFTQPLYPGFGIGFCFGLTVTAELVKL